One Thermodesulfobacteriota bacterium genomic region harbors:
- the amrS gene encoding AmmeMemoRadiSam system radical SAM enzyme yields the protein MEKRKFIAPYTVSGGWWHRLDDERVQCDLCPRYCRLRVGQRGFCYIRRAQGGEIVLTSYGRASGFCIDPIEKKPLNHFYPGTSVLSFGTAGCNLGCRFCQNWDISKAKQDERLTSHALPEDIALEAKRQSCKSIAFTYNDPVIFAEYATDTALAAHDLGLKTVAVTAGYISRESRKEFFANIDAVNVDLKAFTQEFYGKICLAELEPVLDNLKWIKNETDSWLEITTLLIPGRNDSAEEIERLSQWVLDNLGPDVPLHFSAFHPDFKMTDVPPTPPLTLKKARRIAKETGINHVYTGNIHDPEGESTYCSSCDSLLIGRSRYELGKWNLDKNGRCTFCGTALSGRLDPEPGNWGSRRLSVDIMPIPKKHGHVPSADDTYGA from the coding sequence ATGGAAAAAAGAAAGTTTATCGCACCATATACGGTAAGCGGAGGGTGGTGGCACCGGCTGGATGATGAAAGGGTGCAGTGCGACCTATGCCCCAGGTACTGCAGACTTCGCGTGGGACAGCGCGGCTTCTGCTACATCCGCCGGGCGCAGGGCGGAGAAATCGTCCTTACGAGCTACGGGCGCGCTTCGGGCTTTTGTATCGACCCGATCGAGAAAAAACCCCTGAATCATTTCTACCCCGGAACAAGCGTATTATCATTCGGAACAGCAGGATGTAATCTCGGATGCAGGTTCTGCCAGAACTGGGATATCTCCAAGGCAAAGCAGGACGAAAGACTCACTTCACACGCTCTTCCCGAAGACATTGCACTCGAGGCAAAACGACAATCGTGCAAGAGTATCGCATTTACATATAACGACCCAGTTATTTTCGCCGAGTATGCGACGGACACCGCTCTGGCAGCGCATGACCTCGGGCTAAAGACCGTCGCCGTGACAGCGGGTTATATATCACGCGAGTCGAGAAAGGAGTTTTTTGCCAATATAGATGCCGTAAACGTCGACTTAAAAGCGTTTACGCAGGAATTCTACGGGAAAATATGTCTCGCCGAGCTTGAACCCGTCCTGGACAATCTGAAATGGATAAAGAACGAGACGGATTCGTGGCTCGAAATAACCACTCTTTTAATACCGGGCCGCAACGACTCGGCCGAAGAGATCGAAAGGCTCAGTCAATGGGTCCTGGATAATCTCGGCCCGGACGTTCCGCTTCACTTCTCGGCGTTTCATCCCGACTTTAAAATGACGGACGTACCCCCTACCCCTCCGTTGACGCTGAAAAAAGCCCGGAGAATCGCAAAAGAGACAGGCATAAACCACGTATATACGGGAAATATCCACGACCCTGAAGGCGAGTCCACGTACTGCTCTTCCTGCGACAGCCTTCTGATCGGGAGGAGCAGGTACGAGCTCGGGAAATGGAATCTTGATAAGAACGGGCGCTGTACGTTTTGCGGAACCGCGCTGTCAGGCCGCCTCGACCCGGAGCCCGGAAACTGGGGATCACGAAGACTCTCCGTAGATATAATGCCAATACCAAAGAAACACGGACACGTTCCTTCCGCAGATGATACTTACGGTGCTTAG
- the ppsA gene encoding phosphoenolpyruvate synthase, with amino-acid sequence MNGQSKYIRFFDEIGIEDVPLVGGKNASLGEMYRELTGKGVKIPNGFAVTADAYRHVLSSAGILDRLRGAMSGLDKRNVADLANRGKKARDLILGAGIPPDLWEEIRNAYDKLSEQYGHDADVAVRSSATAEDLPTASFAGQQESYLNVQGYQSLKEACSKCFASLFTDRAISYRIDNNFDHFRVALSIGVQKMVRSDLATSGVIFTLDTETGFRDVVFITASYGLGENIVQGAVNPDEYYVFKPTFRKGYKAIIKKELGEKKIMMVYGAGGSKTLTRNVEVPEADRRRFSVPDEEILKLADYAVNIEEHYSTKSGKAQPMDIEWAKDSLTGDLFIVQARPETVQSQKDMDVLETYLLDKKGPVLARGKSVGEKIAGGKARVVYSIDQLSQVMPAEVVVADTTTPDWEPVMKTASAIVTNRGGRTCHAAIVSRELGIPAVVGAEGATEKIRTGEIVTVSCAEGDDGIVYEGDLPFHIDTIHLKELERPKTRIMMNMANPDLAFSLSMIPNDGVGLARMEFIITSYIKIHPMALAHPERVSDPGIRDQINNLTSGYGNKGDYFVDKLAQGVGTITAAFYPKPVIVRMSDFKTNEYATLIGGQFFEPREENPMIGFRGASRYYDERYREGFALECRAMKRVREEMGLDNLILMVPFCRRTDEARKVLDEMARNGLNRGENGLEIYVMCEIPNNVILIDEFSRLFDGFSIGSNDLTQLTLGVDRDSELVAHDFDERDPGVMKMISMTIEGAKRNKRHSGICGQAPSDYPEFAEFLVREGIDSISLNPDSVMKTTLRVLELEKELGGKRKV; translated from the coding sequence ATGAACGGACAAAGCAAGTACATTCGCTTCTTTGACGAGATAGGGATAGAAGACGTCCCGCTCGTCGGCGGCAAGAACGCCTCCCTAGGGGAGATGTATAGAGAGCTCACCGGGAAAGGCGTCAAAATCCCCAACGGGTTCGCCGTGACGGCAGATGCGTACCGGCACGTATTAAGCTCGGCCGGAATCCTCGATCGGCTCAGAGGCGCCATGTCGGGTCTCGACAAGAGAAACGTGGCCGATCTTGCGAACCGGGGCAAGAAAGCGAGGGACCTCATTCTCGGCGCGGGAATCCCCCCAGACCTCTGGGAGGAGATAAGAAACGCCTATGATAAACTCTCGGAGCAGTATGGACATGATGCCGATGTTGCGGTGAGAAGCTCGGCGACCGCGGAAGACCTTCCCACAGCCTCATTCGCCGGACAGCAGGAGTCCTATTTGAACGTACAGGGCTACCAGTCCCTTAAAGAGGCGTGCTCGAAGTGTTTCGCCTCCCTCTTTACGGACAGAGCCATATCCTACCGCATCGACAACAACTTCGATCATTTCAGAGTCGCCCTCAGCATAGGCGTGCAAAAGATGGTCCGTTCGGATCTCGCGACGAGCGGAGTCATATTCACGCTCGATACGGAGACCGGATTCCGCGACGTAGTCTTCATAACGGCGTCCTACGGGCTCGGAGAAAACATAGTGCAGGGCGCGGTCAATCCGGACGAGTACTACGTCTTCAAGCCGACGTTCAGAAAAGGGTACAAAGCGATTATAAAAAAGGAGCTGGGTGAGAAGAAGATAATGATGGTCTACGGAGCGGGAGGCTCGAAAACGCTCACGCGGAACGTGGAGGTGCCCGAAGCCGACAGGAGGCGCTTCTCGGTCCCCGATGAGGAGATACTCAAATTAGCGGATTATGCGGTGAACATAGAGGAACACTATTCAACGAAGTCGGGAAAAGCCCAGCCGATGGACATCGAATGGGCAAAGGACAGCCTGACCGGGGACCTCTTCATCGTCCAGGCGCGTCCCGAAACCGTCCAGTCGCAGAAAGACATGGACGTGCTCGAGACATATCTTCTGGATAAAAAGGGGCCTGTGCTGGCTCGAGGCAAGAGTGTGGGAGAAAAGATCGCGGGCGGAAAAGCACGCGTAGTCTACAGCATTGACCAGCTTTCACAGGTAATGCCGGCTGAGGTCGTAGTCGCCGACACCACGACCCCCGATTGGGAGCCGGTGATGAAAACCGCTTCCGCAATCGTAACCAATAGAGGAGGGCGGACCTGTCACGCGGCGATCGTGAGCCGCGAGCTCGGAATACCCGCAGTGGTGGGCGCCGAGGGAGCGACCGAAAAAATACGGACGGGAGAGATCGTGACAGTCAGCTGCGCCGAGGGCGATGACGGGATAGTTTACGAGGGAGACCTGCCTTTTCATATCGATACGATCCACCTGAAGGAGCTGGAACGTCCCAAAACCAGGATCATGATGAACATGGCAAACCCGGATCTCGCCTTTTCCCTCTCCATGATCCCCAACGACGGCGTCGGGCTCGCGCGAATGGAGTTCATAATCACAAGCTACATCAAAATACACCCAATGGCTCTCGCGCACCCGGAAAGGGTCTCCGATCCCGGTATCCGGGACCAGATTAACAACCTGACTTCCGGTTACGGGAATAAGGGAGATTACTTCGTCGATAAGCTCGCGCAGGGTGTCGGAACCATAACGGCGGCTTTTTACCCCAAGCCCGTAATCGTCAGGATGAGCGATTTCAAAACCAACGAGTACGCGACCCTGATCGGCGGGCAGTTCTTCGAGCCCAGGGAAGAAAATCCCATGATCGGTTTCCGGGGGGCTTCACGGTATTACGACGAGAGATACAGGGAAGGCTTTGCGCTCGAGTGCAGGGCTATGAAAAGGGTACGCGAAGAAATGGGGCTCGATAATCTCATTCTGATGGTCCCGTTCTGCCGGAGGACGGACGAGGCAAGAAAGGTTCTGGACGAGATGGCTAGGAACGGGCTTAATAGGGGAGAGAACGGACTCGAAATTTACGTCATGTGCGAGATTCCAAATAACGTCATATTGATCGACGAATTCAGCCGGCTCTTCGACGGGTTTTCCATCGGCTCGAACGACCTTACGCAGCTCACGCTCGGCGTCGACCGGGATTCCGAGCTTGTGGCTCACGACTTCGACGAGAGAGACCCCGGCGTAATGAAAATGATCTCGATGACCATAGAAGGAGCCAAACGAAACAAGCGGCACAGCGGCATCTGCGGTCAGGCGCCGAGCGACTACCCCGAATTCGCCGAATTCCTGGTAAGAGAAGGGATAGACTCCATATCCCTCAACCCCGATTCCGTTATGAAAACCACCCTCAGAGTGCTAGAGCTCGAAAAAGAGCTCGGCGGAAAACGCAAGGTCTGA
- a CDS encoding DUF6864 domain-containing function — MHIKSGPLSLRAGGTAIQFEDEDVTLSFQLPMSDRSVFDIDVTFVFREDSGRDSGYELVNPLEGMSPDDIGGSARYELTIYNSSFPDGVSNESPILLGEYAGIGLYLNFKAEGHSSASQKILQYSFYTS; from the coding sequence GTGCATATAAAATCGGGGCCTCTAAGTCTGAGGGCGGGCGGGACGGCGATCCAATTCGAGGACGAGGACGTCACGCTGTCTTTTCAGCTCCCCATGTCCGACCGCAGCGTCTTCGATATAGACGTAACTTTCGTTTTCAGAGAAGATTCCGGCAGGGACTCGGGATATGAGCTTGTAAATCCCCTTGAAGGCATGAGCCCCGACGATATCGGCGGCTCGGCCCGATACGAGCTTACAATTTATAATTCAAGCTTCCCGGACGGGGTCTCGAATGAAAGTCCGATTCTCCTGGGAGAGTATGCGGGGATCGGACTGTATCTCAATTTTAAGGCAGAGGGGCATTCATCGGCCTCTCAGAAAATTCTGCAATATTCTTTTTACACGTCCTGA
- a CDS encoding alpha/beta fold hydrolase, whose translation MRIREDMDGEADFPNALSSMDKMIHTAISRFTLGVSPAALMMAYLDWLVHLSISPAKQLELVQKALRKAVRFYVYAVKCASQPGAQPCPCIEPLPQDKRFGGEEWRRMPFNLMYQSFLLTQQWFHNATTGVHGVNRHHEEVVSFVTRQILDIFAPSNFIPSNPEILRKTLESGGNNLFKGWLNLLEDWERAVIGKKPVGTEQFEVGKTIAVTPGKVVFRNRLIELIQYEPSTRDVYADPVIIIPAWIMKYYILDLSPHDSLVKYLVDKGHTVFMISWKNPGPEERDTGMGDYLELGIMEALRAISGIIHGRRIHALGYCLGGTLLAIAAAAMARDGDGRLGSITLLAAQTDFHEAGELMLFIDESQLAFLEDLMWEQGYLDTRQMAGAFQILKSNDLIWSRMVHDYLLGEREPMFDLMAWNADATRMPYRMHSDYLRSLFLNNDLAEGRFLVKDRPVSLTDIRVPMFVVSTERDHVAPWRSVYKIHLLADTEVTFVLTSGGHNTGIVSEPGHPGRSYRIGTRKENDSYIDAESWTARTPGKEGSWWEAWEAWLRKRSGDKTAPPRMGAPKKGYAPIADAPGIYVMQE comes from the coding sequence ATGAGAATCAGAGAGGATATGGACGGGGAAGCGGATTTCCCGAACGCGCTTTCGAGTATGGACAAGATGATCCATACCGCGATAAGCAGGTTCACGCTCGGCGTATCGCCCGCGGCTCTCATGATGGCCTACCTCGACTGGCTCGTCCATCTGAGCATATCGCCCGCGAAGCAGCTCGAGCTCGTGCAGAAAGCGCTCAGGAAGGCAGTCAGGTTCTACGTTTACGCTGTGAAGTGCGCGTCTCAGCCGGGAGCGCAGCCTTGCCCTTGCATCGAGCCGCTGCCCCAGGACAAGCGGTTCGGCGGCGAGGAGTGGCGGCGGATGCCGTTTAATCTCATGTACCAGTCGTTCCTCCTGACCCAGCAGTGGTTCCACAATGCGACTACAGGGGTCCACGGAGTCAACCGCCACCATGAGGAGGTCGTCTCCTTCGTTACTCGTCAGATACTCGATATATTCGCTCCCTCCAACTTTATACCGTCGAATCCCGAAATTCTCAGGAAAACGCTGGAGTCAGGCGGCAATAACCTGTTCAAGGGGTGGCTCAACCTGCTCGAGGACTGGGAGCGGGCTGTAATCGGGAAAAAACCGGTCGGTACTGAACAATTCGAGGTCGGGAAAACAATCGCCGTTACACCGGGAAAGGTCGTATTCAGGAACCGCCTGATAGAACTTATACAGTACGAGCCCTCGACGAGAGATGTCTACGCCGATCCCGTCATTATTATCCCGGCCTGGATCATGAAATATTATATACTCGACCTCTCTCCGCATGATTCTCTCGTCAAATACCTGGTCGATAAGGGACACACGGTCTTTATGATATCGTGGAAAAACCCCGGGCCCGAAGAAAGGGACACAGGCATGGGGGATTATCTGGAGCTGGGGATAATGGAAGCTTTGAGAGCCATATCCGGCATAATCCACGGGAGGCGAATCCACGCACTCGGCTATTGTCTCGGCGGGACGCTCCTCGCGATCGCAGCGGCCGCTATGGCCCGGGACGGGGACGGCAGGCTCGGAAGCATAACCCTTCTCGCCGCGCAGACCGACTTTCACGAGGCGGGGGAGCTTATGCTGTTTATCGACGAGAGCCAGCTAGCGTTTCTCGAGGATCTCATGTGGGAGCAGGGTTACCTGGATACGAGGCAGATGGCGGGGGCGTTTCAGATTCTCAAGTCGAACGACCTCATCTGGTCGCGCATGGTGCACGACTACCTCCTGGGAGAGCGCGAGCCGATGTTCGACCTTATGGCCTGGAACGCGGACGCGACGAGGATGCCCTACCGTATGCATTCGGACTATCTGAGGAGCCTTTTCCTCAACAACGACCTGGCCGAAGGCCGGTTCCTCGTGAAAGACAGGCCCGTCTCTCTCACGGATATAAGGGTGCCGATGTTCGTGGTATCGACCGAGAGGGACCACGTGGCCCCCTGGCGCTCCGTTTACAAGATCCATCTCCTGGCGGATACCGAGGTGACGTTCGTGCTCACGAGCGGCGGCCATAATACGGGCATTGTGAGCGAGCCGGGACACCCCGGCAGGAGCTACCGCATAGGGACGAGGAAAGAGAACGATTCATACATCGACGCCGAAAGCTGGACCGCGAGGACGCCCGGGAAGGAAGGCTCCTGGTGGGAGGCGTGGGAAGCGTGGCTCAGGAAGCGCTCGGGGGATAAAACAGCTCCGCCTCGTATGGGGGCTCCGAAGAAGGGGTATGCGCCTATAGCCGATGCGCCCGGGATTTATGTAATGCAGGAGTAG
- the raiA gene encoding ribosome-associated translation inhibitor RaiA, with translation MKIEFIGKGIDISEDIRSMTEHGLSKLERHLKEMGEGEVEAVVTFTVEKHRERHRVDIDLYLKTPGGGALHAWEESNDTFMSLEFTLDDIDKQLNRLKERRIEIRKDIAREKAKRRVEEPSPREAGLITEERLSIEKPLTPEEALSVLQDEDRFFLVFRNKDTGDLNVVYRKKSGKYGVITP, from the coding sequence ATGAAAATTGAGTTCATAGGGAAGGGAATAGACATATCCGAAGACATAAGGAGCATGACCGAGCACGGCCTTTCGAAGCTGGAGCGGCATTTGAAGGAGATGGGGGAGGGCGAGGTGGAGGCGGTCGTTACCTTCACCGTGGAGAAGCACAGGGAGAGGCACCGGGTGGACATAGACCTCTACCTCAAGACCCCTGGCGGCGGGGCGCTCCACGCATGGGAGGAGTCGAACGATACGTTCATGTCCCTCGAATTCACGCTCGACGATATCGACAAGCAGCTCAACAGGCTAAAGGAAAGGCGGATCGAGATAAGGAAGGACATCGCGCGCGAGAAGGCGAAGCGCAGGGTCGAAGAGCCTTCTCCACGCGAGGCGGGGCTGATAACCGAGGAGAGGCTCTCTATAGAGAAGCCGCTCACGCCCGAGGAGGCGCTCTCGGTGCTCCAGGACGAGGACAGGTTCTTCCTCGTCTTCAGGAACAAGGACACGGGTGACCTCAACGTCGTCTACAGGAAGAAGTCCGGGAAGTACGGCGTCATTACGCCCTAG
- a CDS encoding RtcB family protein, with protein MNERIEVRKIHDYLWEIPRTGGMLVPGRVYTTEKMLEAIREEKALEQVMNVAYLPGIQKYSIAMPDIHWGYGFPIGGVAAFDAEDGVISPGGVGYDINCGVRLMRTNLTEGEVKPALRDLVTEIFRRVPCGLGEGGKIKLTQEDYKQIISKGINWAIQNGYGEKEDSERVEDYGTFPGGDPAAVSERAYERGKDEIGTLGSGNHFLEIDVVDEVYIPFVANSFGLFKGQVCVLIHCGSRGFGHQICTDYIDVMLSYMRKKSLELPDKQLACAHINSEEGRRYLSAFAAAVNYAWVNRQVIMSFVRDSFYSIFGIGPSELGGSLVYDVSHNIAKFETHKVNGERKKVCVHRKGATRAFPKGHPLIPDIYKNVGHPVFIPGDMGRASFVLVGTEAALDETFGSSCHGAGRVLSRTKALKLGRGRDIISELGEKGIVVMARGRKTVYEEMPEAYKQIEEVVDVVHNAGIANKVARLRPIGVVKG; from the coding sequence GTGAATGAAAGGATAGAAGTCAGAAAGATACACGACTACCTCTGGGAGATTCCCAGGACAGGCGGGATGCTCGTCCCCGGGCGCGTATATACGACCGAAAAAATGCTCGAAGCCATAAGAGAAGAAAAGGCCCTCGAGCAGGTGATGAACGTCGCCTATCTCCCCGGCATCCAGAAATACTCCATAGCCATGCCCGACATACACTGGGGATACGGCTTCCCCATCGGCGGCGTCGCTGCTTTCGATGCAGAAGACGGGGTTATATCTCCGGGGGGAGTAGGCTATGACATAAACTGCGGCGTGAGGCTCATGAGGACTAACCTCACGGAGGGGGAGGTGAAGCCCGCGCTCAGGGACCTCGTCACGGAGATATTCCGCCGCGTCCCCTGCGGGCTCGGCGAGGGGGGCAAGATAAAGCTCACGCAGGAGGACTACAAACAGATAATATCGAAGGGGATCAATTGGGCTATACAGAACGGGTACGGAGAGAAAGAGGACTCCGAAAGGGTCGAGGACTACGGAACGTTTCCCGGCGGAGACCCGGCCGCAGTTAGCGAGAGGGCTTACGAGAGGGGGAAGGACGAGATAGGCACGCTCGGCTCGGGGAACCACTTTCTCGAAATAGACGTCGTAGACGAGGTCTACATCCCGTTTGTCGCAAACTCGTTCGGCCTCTTCAAGGGCCAGGTGTGCGTCCTCATTCACTGCGGGTCGAGGGGGTTCGGACACCAGATATGCACCGACTACATAGACGTCATGCTCTCCTACATGAGGAAGAAGAGCCTCGAGCTCCCGGACAAGCAGCTCGCCTGCGCCCATATCAATTCCGAAGAAGGGAGGAGGTACCTCTCGGCGTTCGCGGCCGCGGTGAACTATGCCTGGGTGAACAGGCAGGTGATCATGTCCTTCGTCAGGGACTCCTTTTACTCCATATTCGGGATCGGCCCCTCCGAGCTCGGAGGAAGCCTAGTCTACGACGTGAGCCATAATATAGCGAAGTTCGAAACGCACAAGGTGAACGGGGAGAGGAAAAAGGTGTGCGTCCACAGAAAAGGCGCGACGAGGGCTTTCCCCAAGGGTCATCCGCTCATCCCGGACATATACAAGAACGTGGGCCATCCAGTGTTCATACCCGGCGACATGGGGAGGGCGTCCTTCGTGCTCGTAGGCACCGAAGCGGCGCTCGACGAAACGTTCGGCTCGAGCTGTCACGGAGCTGGGCGCGTGCTCTCGCGCACCAAGGCGCTCAAGCTCGGGAGGGGCAGGGACATCATCTCCGAGCTCGGCGAGAAAGGGATAGTGGTCATGGCAAGGGGCAGGAAGACCGTGTACGAGGAGATGCCCGAGGCGTATAAGCAGATCGAGGAAGTAGTCGACGTCGTCCATAACGCGGGCATAGCGAACAAGGTCGCACGCTTGAGACCCATAGGCGTAGTTAAGGGATGA
- a CDS encoding MTH1187 family thiamine-binding protein: MAIAEITVIPIGTPSPSIGDWIAEAVKVLEKEKVKYEVSPVGTLLEGDNADLFRIAAKMHSASFRKGIKRVVTTIVIDDRRDKEVTMKSKVASVKRRLRKAAK; encoded by the coding sequence ATGGCTATAGCCGAGATTACGGTCATACCGATAGGCACGCCGTCGCCAAGCATAGGGGACTGGATTGCCGAAGCGGTGAAGGTTCTGGAAAAGGAAAAAGTGAAGTACGAGGTGAGCCCGGTGGGCACGCTCCTCGAAGGCGATAATGCCGATTTATTCAGGATAGCAGCAAAGATGCATTCGGCGTCTTTCAGGAAAGGGATCAAGCGCGTCGTAACCACTATCGTTATCGACGACCGTCGGGACAAGGAAGTGACGATGAAGAGCAAGGTGGCTTCGGTTAAGAGGAGGCTCAGAAAAGCCGCAAAATGA